CAAACTCAAACCCGTCTGTAAAACGAGTGGAAGCATTATGATATACGGAGGTTGCATCTACTTCTTGAAGAAATTGGTTTGCATTTTTTTGATTTTCTGTCACGATACATTCTGAATGTTTTGTCCCATAAGTATGAATGTGATCAAGTGCTTCCTTTATGTTGCTTACGATCTTAACATTTAAAGTATAATCATTATATTCAGTGGCATAATCTTCATCTGAAGCATTTTCAATCCAGGGTACCATATTTCTCGCAATGTTATTTCCTTTGATCTGAACATTTGATTCACGATATTTTTCAGCTAAGGAATGAAAATGCTCTTTAGCAAAGTTTTCATGTATAAGTAATGTTTCCATCGCATTACACACAGATGGACGTTGTACCTTTGCATTGAAAGCAATACTTTTAGCCATTTCAGGCTGAGCATATTTATCTATATAGGTGTGGCAAATTCCTGCACCTGTTTCAATGACAGGGACCGTTGCATTCCTTACGACGTTCTGAATGAGCGATGCACCACCTCTAGGGATCACTACATCTAATAAGCAGTTTAATTTTAACATTTCATTTACAGCGGAACGATTAGGGTCATTAATCAATTGAATGGCTTCTATGGGAATATCTGTTGAACTTAAAGCTTCACGTAAAACCTCAACGATCATTTGATTGGAATTTAAAGCAGAGGAACCTCCACGAAGTACGATCGCATTTCCCGTTTTGAGACTCAAGCCTACTGCATCAACAGTAACATTCGGACGTGCTTCATAAATCATACCAATTACACCAATTGGTACCCTTATCTTACGAATTAATAAGCCGTTTGGTCTTTTGATTTCTTCTAATA
The window above is part of the Chengkuizengella sp. SCS-71B genome. Proteins encoded here:
- a CDS encoding glutamate-5-semialdehyde dehydrogenase; translation: MGEVKLKATLAKEVSKSLVSLTTTQKNYALNVMADALVNQQSKIISANKQDLELGKENGLSKSLQDRLAINTQRIESMSEGLRQIVNLNDPIGELLEEIKRPNGLLIRKIRVPIGVIGMIYEARPNVTVDAVGLSLKTGNAIVLRGGSSALNSNQMIVEVLREALSSTDIPIEAIQLINDPNRSAVNEMLKLNCLLDVVIPRGGASLIQNVVRNATVPVIETGAGICHTYIDKYAQPEMAKSIAFNAKVQRPSVCNAMETLLIHENFAKEHFHSLAEKYRESNVQIKGNNIARNMVPWIENASDEDYATEYNDYTLNVKIVSNIKEALDHIHTYGTKHSECIVTENQKNANQFLQEVDATSVYHNASTRFTDGFEFGFGAEIGISTQKLHARGPMGLPALTSTKYVIHGTGQIKE